The Diaminobutyricimonas aerilata nucleotide sequence GCCGCTCCCACACCGCGTCGCCGCGCCAAGCCCGGTGCTCGGCGGAGACCCGGATGGCGGGCGACTTGTCGTACGACGAGCCGAGCCCGTCCGCGGGGCGGTGAGTTCCCATGACGCTCCTTCTCGCGACGCGCGACGCCGCGGGTGATCCGTGCGAGCGTCATCCGGTCACGGACGCGGCGCTGCGCGGCTTGGTAACGATATCATTACCGTCGAGCGTCAGGATGTCCAGCCCGCCGGGGAAGACGGCTCAGGGCATCTGCCGGAGCGTCACCGGCAGCTCGATGACGCGCGGGGATGCGCTGTTCGACGTGTTCTCGAGTCGGTCGAAGAGCATCTGAGCGGCGCGACGCCCGAGCTCGCGGGCGTCGTGATCGACGACGGACAGCTGCACGGGCGACATGTCGGCGAAGTCGAACGTGTCGAATCCGAACAGCCGCAGGCGCGACGCGGCGGGCTCGGTGCCGGGGTTCTGCTCGAGCTGGCGCCGCTGCAGGTTCACGATCGCCCGGATCGCGCCGATGGTGTTGCGGTTGTTCGCCGAGAACACCGCCGTCGGGGGAGAGGGCAGCGCCAGCAGCTCCGTCATGGCGATCTCCGCGGAACTGACGTCCTGCTGGCCCAGTCGCACGAGCTCGTCGATCGGCGTGAGTCCGCGGGCCTGGTGGGCGAGCCGGAATCCGTCGAGTCGGCGTTGGCCGGTGAAGACCGAGAGCCGGTTGCCGAGAAAGGCGATGCGGCGGTGCCCTTCGGCGAGGAGCGCCGCCGTGGCCTGCCGTGCGCCGTTGACGTCGTCGATCAGCACCGTGTCGGCGTCGACGTCGGCCGCGGCCCGGGATGCGAGCACGATCGGCACGCCGCCGAGGCGGTCCGGGCGCAAGTGGTCGGCGGTGCCGCTTCCGGAAGGAACGACGATGAGCCCCTCGACGCGGCGGCCGATGAAGTCGGCGACGAGCTGGCGCTCGAGTTCGGCATCCTCGTTCGAGTTGCCGACGAGGATGCGGCGCGAGTGCTCCGAGGCGACCTCCTCGACTCCGCCGAGCATCTCCGCGTAGTACGGGTTCGCGATGTTGGTGATGGTCACGCCGACGAGGCCGGAGCGTTGTCCTGGGCGCAGGCTGCGGGCGTTCTCGTTCCGGTGGTAGCCCAATTCGGCGACCGCCTTCTCGACGCGCTCCTGCACCTCGATCCGCACGTTCTTGCCGCCGGAGAGCACGCGGGAGACCGTCATCGGGCTGACGCCGGCGCGTTCGGCGACGTCGTGCACCGTCGGATCGGACGAGCGGCGTCGCCCGTTCCGGGGTGCGGTCGGCTCCGACGTGGTCATGGGGCCACGGTATACCGACCCCCGCGATCCGCCGGGAAGGGCCTCTTGTGACTGCTCGGGTGCCGTGTTATCTTCACGGAGCGTTGGTAACGATAACAGTACAAACGCACCGCCCCACCCTCAGCATCGGACGCGGCCGCCTCCCACGGCGCGGAACAAAGGAGTTCAGCTTGAGATCTCTTCGAACCATCTCCTCGGTGGCGGCGCTCGCCGTCGCGGGAGTCGTACTCGCCGGGTGCGCCGGCTCCGGCCCGTCGGACGCCACGACCGGCGACCTCACCTTCATCAACGACAAGACCTGGGACTTCAAGAAGTTCTCCAAGGTGTCGGAGGAGGACATCGACGTGAAGCTCGTGCCCACGAGCTACGCCGACCAGGAGGCGTTCCAGGCCTTCGTGAAGCAGTCCTTCCGCACCAACAAGAGCCCGGGACTGTTCACCTGGCACACCGGCGGTCAGCTCGAAGAGCTCGTGGCCGAAGACCTCGTCGCCGAGACGACCGACATCTGGACCGAGGCGATCGAGAACGGCGACGTCGCCGAGTCGGTGCGCGACCTGTACACGATCGATGGCAAGCAGTACTGCACGCCGATCAGCGTGGACGACTGGGTCATGTACTACGACAAGCGCACGTTCTCCGACCTCGGCCTCGAGCCTCCGACGAACTGGGATGAGCTCATGGACGTCGCCGACGCCCTCGTCGACGGGGGAGTGGCCCCGTTCTGGAACTCGAGCGGCAACCCGTGGGCCTTCGTCTGGTTCCAGATCCTGACTGCCGGCACCGACCTCGAGCTGTACCACGACCTCACCACGGGAGAGGCGAGCTTCACCGACCCCCGCGTCGTCGACATCATGAACACCTGGCTCGACATGAAGAAGAAGGGCTACTTCACCGACCCCGGCTCCAAGGTGGCGGCCGAGACGCAGATGAAGGATCAGCAGGTCGCCATGATCCCGTTCGGCACCTGGTACGCGAGCACGCTCGACACGGTCGGGCTGAAGAGCGGCGAGGACTGGGGCGTGTTCCCCATCCCGAACGTCAACCCCGAGCAAGCGGTGACTCCGGTCGCCATCGAGACCGCTCCCGCCTGCGTCGCGGAGACCTCGAACCAGAAGGCGCTCGGCCTCGAGTACTCGAAGTGGTGGATGAGCACGGAGGCGCAGACGGCGTGGTCCGAGCAGCAGGGCAACCTGCCGTACAACCCCCACGCCGAGGCGTCGACGGAGGAATTCAAGGCCATCGGCGAAGAGTTCGCTAAGCCCGACTACGAGTTCTACCTGCGCTACTACGAGGCCGCGCCCGCGCCCATCCTCACCGCATCCCTCGATCAGTTCACCGGGTTCATGACCAACCCGGGTGACCCGACGCCGTATCTCGAGGGCATCGAGAAGGTGGCCGCGGAACACTGGGCCGGCGACTAGTCCCGGATGTCAAAGCGCACCTCGACCGACTACCAGCGCGCCGCCTGGGCCTTCGTGGGCCCAGGCGTCGCCGCGGTCGTCCTCGTCCTCTACCTGCCCGTCGTCTACACCGTCTACCTGAGCTTCACGGACTTCAACGGTCTCGGCGATCCGGAGTTCATCGGCGTCGGCAACTACGTCGACATGTTCGAGGATCCGGCGTTCCTCACCTCGGTGATCAACACGCTCATCTGGGTCGTCGGCACGCTGCTCGTGCCGGTCGGGCTGGGTCTGCTCATCGCCTACCTGGCCTACGGCCTGCCGGGGGCGGCCTGGTTGCGGGTCCCGTTCCTCGTGCCGTACGCCCTCTCGGGTGTCGCCGTCGGCGTGGTCTTCTCGTTCATCCTGCAGAACGGCGGAGCGCTCTCCCAGGCGCTCGAGTTCCTCGATCTGCCGGGCAGCGAACTGCGCTGGCTGCAGGATGCCCCGCTCAACACGATCGTGATGGTGCTCGCCGCCGCGTGGCAGGGGGTCGGCGTCAACGCGCTGCTCTTCACCGTCGGTCTGCAGTCCATCCCGAAGGAACCGCTCGAGGCCGCGAGGCTCGACGGCGCGACCGGATTGCGGCTCTTCGGCTCGATGATCTGGCCACTGCTGCGGCCCTCGACCACCATCGTGGTCGGCCTGTCGATCGTGAACAGCCTCAAGACGTTCGACGTGGTGCAGTCGATGACCCAGGGCGGCCCGAACCGGGTCTCGGAGACCCTGGGCGTCACGATGTACCGCGACACGTTCCTCAACAGCGAGTACGGGCTCGGCGCCGCGGTCGCGATCTTCTTGAGCGTCATCACCGTCGCCGCGTCGATCCTCTACCTGCGCCGACAGCTCGCGATCGGCGACGCCGCCGGAAAGGGGGCGCGCTGATGGCCGCGCGTATCGCCCGCTATGGAATCCTCGGTCTGCTGGGCATCCTGTGGCTGCTGCCCATCTACCTGCTGCTCGCGAACGCCGGCAAGCTGACCTCCGAGTACTCCGGCGCGGCCCTGTGGGCTCCCGGCAACCTGCCCGCGCTGTTCTCGAACATCGCGTCGGTCTTCACGACGACGGACGTGCCGACCGGCATCGGCACGACCCTGCTCTACGCGACGGTCGCCCCGATCATCGCCGTCGTGCTCGGCGCCACGGTCGGATACGCGGTGATCGCCCTGAAGCTCAAGAACGGGTTCTTCTGGTTCTTCATCGTCTTCTGCGGCACGGTGTTCCCGCTGCAGATGATGGTGATCCCGCTGTTCTCCGCGTTCTCGCAGATCGGATTGTTCGACACGACCGTGGGCATGATCATCGTCTACTCGGTGGTCTGCACCCCGTTCTCGGCGTTCGTGATGCGCAACTTCTTCGCCGGAATCGCGGAGTCCGTGTTCGAGGCGGCGGTCGTCGACGGGGCGGGACCGGTGCGGATCTTCACCCGCATCTTCCTGCCGATGTCGAAGAGCGCGCTCGTCGTCGTGTTCATCCTGCAGGCCACCTTCGTGTGGAACGACCTGCTGCTGGCGCTGATCCTCACACAGAGCGCGGAGACGCGTCCGGTGATGCCGCTGCTCGCCTCGCTGCAGTCCGTGCAGGGCGGCGGGGCGGCCTACACGGTCGTGCTGACGGCCGCGCTGCTCGTGTCGATCCCGACCGCGCTGCTGTTCATGTTCACGCAGAAGTTCTTCCAGCGGGGCCTCGCGCTCGGGCAGTACTAGGGGCGAGACGACAAGAGGCGGGGCTCTTCGGCCCCGCCTCTCGCGTCTCGAGCCGCGGTCAGAGCGGACCGAGCACTCGGCGCGGGTCCGCGTCAATGACCAGCGTCTCGAGCACAGGGAGCAGGCGGCGTTCCTCGAAGCGGAAGTGGCTCTCCATGATCGCCGCGATGCCCTCCAGGTGCCGCTCGAGGTCGGCAGGCGTCGCCGCCGACGAGATGGCCGACTGCATCCCGGCGATGAGGTGGCCGATCATCGAGTGGTCCTGCCGCAGGTGTCGCAGGGTGTCCCGCAACTCCGGATGGGCCGCGGCGATCGCAGGGAACAGTTCGCGGTCCTCGCCCTCGTGATGGCCCGTCAGCGCGACACAGAATCCGTGGCAGAACAGCAGCAGGTCACGTGACGCGGCCTGCGCGGATACTCCGGATGCGAGCGCGTTCTTCGCGATCGCTAGCGCTTCACGCAGGCGCGCATGGACGTCTCGCAGTTCGTTGCTCCAGGCGACGAGCCTGGTCATCTCGCCCTCAGTCACGTGAGGGCGAAGGGGCCGACGCGTTCATCGTCGTGCTCCTTCCGATCCCACGCCTCCATGCCTGGCACGGTCTGCCACCGGCACGCGACGCTTCCCCGACGCTAGCACCTGGGGTACGCGCGCCGGCGGGAGGATGCGTCCTGCGCGCCGCATCCTCCCGCCTCTGCGTCAGGCGCGGGTGACCAGTACCGCGGGGGCCTCGAGGGGGGCGAGCCGCAGCGTGACCGCGTCGCCGTCGCGCTCGAGCTCGCCGGCCGGATCGCCGAGGTAGCTGACGCGGGCGGCGTCGGCCAGGCGCGTGCCGAAGCGGAGTCGCACCTCCACCGGCTCGGCGGCGAGCGACTGGAGGCGCACGATGGAGCGGTCGCCGCCGCCGGCCGCGATCACCGACACGAGCTGCACGCGGTCGTCGTCGAGTTCGACGAAGGATGCCGTAGCAGGCGCGTCGTCGTGGGCCGTGCCGCGCGCGATGGCGCTGCGCAGCGGATGCACGAGGGCGGCGGTCGTCGACACGGCGAGCCCTTCGACGCTCTGCCCACCCGACCCGCGCACGCCGATCGAGTACGAGAACGTCGCCGTGAACCCCTGCTCGATCGGGAAGTTGGTGTCCCAGACGTTGTTGTGGAACCACGAGTAGATCGTGGCCGGCTCGTGCGGCGCCGTGCTCGCGGGGAAGGGCGAGTAGGGCACGACGATCGTGCCGGGCTGCACGAGTGGGGCGTCCTTGGTGACCCAGGCCACCGCATCCGGGCCGTCCGCGACCGTGACCCAGTTGCGCACGGCCCGCATGTGCTGCGGAGCGCCGGGGATGTGGGGGAGCCCGTCGCCGGTCACGCCGCCGGACACCTCGAAGCGCACCACCGGATCGTTCGCGGCGAACGGGAACGCGAAGTATCCGCTCTCCTTGACCCGCGTCGACGGCTTCGCGACGCGGTTCTCGATGAGCAGGCGCGGCTCGCCGTGGCGCAACCGGAGTGTCACCCGCACCGAATCGACGCCGTCGGCCGCGTATTCGTACACGAGCCGCTGTTCGACCGGGTCGTCGGTGCGCTCCACGAGCACCGCAGGCCGCGCGAGCGTGCGCGAGGCGAGCAGCTCCAGGCGGTCCGAGACCGCGAGCTTGTTCGAGAGGTGGTTGACGCCGGCGCCGGAGCTGCCGTAGGTGTCGTAGATGTAGGCGTTGAATCCGGCCACCGATCCGCTGTTCACCCACTCGCGTCCGGTCGACTTCTCGACGAGCGAGGAGATCGCGGAGGTGTACTCGTCGACGACCACGCGCAGGTGCTCGTTCTCGAGGGTGAGCAGCTCGGCGCGCGGAGTCGTGCCGAGGTCGTGCGAGGTGGGGGCGACCGGCGGGGTGTCGTGCTCCACGATGTCGAAGCGCACGAACCCGAAACCGGGCGCCGCGGTGACGGGGAAGGTGATCCACCGCCCGGACTCGCGGTGCAGCGAGTTGCCCTGCGCCTCGACCGCGAACGGAACGCTCTCGCCGGTGCGCGCGTCGACCACCCGGAATGCGGTGTCGAAGGGCACGAATGCCTCCTTGAGCAGCAGCCGCGCGACGGAATCCCGCACGACTCCGCTTGCATCGGCGACCACGAAGCTCGCGAGGGCACCCGGGGCCGGCGGCACGGCCGCGGCGAGGTAGCTCAACGCGTGTTCGGCGAGATCGCCTGCGCGCTGGTGGGCGAGGATGCCCTGCGCCACCTTCCACTGCCACTGGCGCTCGCCGGAGTCGTAGCCCTCGTCACCATGGGTCCAGGAGTTGCTCGCACCCCAGGTGTGCTCGTTGAACATCGAGATGGCGTCGTAGGTCGCCCGCGCGTCGACCGCCTCGGTGGGCATCGCCTCTCCGCCGCTCCACGCGGCGAGTTGCGAGTACGACCGGGCGTCCGTGACGGTGGCCTGCGCCTCGCGAGCGAGGGCGAGGGGCACGGCCGCCGATCCGACGCCCTCGACCCACCAGTCGCCCCAGTCGCCTTCGACCGTGATGAGGTCGTCACCGAACCGCTGCTCGGCCTCGGCGAAGAAGTCCTCGTTGCGCGAGACCCGCAGCTTGGGCGACTCCCACGTCTCGTTCCAGCGGCGCACGAGTTCGGCGAGGTGCAGTCGCGCCGGGCCGTTGTCGCCCATGTAGCCCTGCGTGCGCACGTGCAGCACGTCCCACGGATACGGCTCGCGCCCCTCCGTCTTCTCGCCGTGGGCGCCGAACACTCCGGGCGGGAACGGATAACCGCGCGTGGCGAGCGCGGTGAGGTAGGCGGGGAAGTAGCCCTCGACGGTCTCGTACGACTCGGTGAAGCCGATCATCGGGCCCTCGAGGTAGGCGAGTCCGTGCGGGCTGTCCGTCATCCAGACGATGACGGAGTTGCCCGCCGGGGTCGTCCAACGGAACATCCTCGGCAGGTTGAGGGCACCGTTCGTGTGCGGCTGCGACCGGCCGGCCCAGTTGTGGGCGACGGCGAGGTACTTGACGCCGACCTCCGACAGCGCGTCGGGCAGACCGGCGACCTGCCCGGGCACATCCGTCTGCATGGCCGAGGCGAAGCTGATGCCGTAGCGGTCGCGGATGCGCCGGGCCTCCGAGAGCAGTTCGTGCAGCTCGTCGGTGGAGCAGGTGTCGGTGTGCAGGTTGTACGGCATCGCGCTGAGGCCGATCGAGCCCTGCTTCACGAGGCGCACGAACTCGTCGACCTGCGCCTGGGGACGGTGGCGCTCCCAGTCGCTGAATGCCCACAGCGCCTCCGCGTTCCAGCGGAACCGCGCCTCCTCGGGCCAGTCCTCGGTCTGCCGCACGAGCTCGACGACCGTGTCGAGGTAGGAGCGCTGGTTGGCGATGACCGCGGCCTGCGGGTCGGTGTAGCCGAAGTCGAAGTGCGAGTGGTGCACGAGGTGGATGCTCCAGTCGCGCACCGAGTCGAGCTCCACCTCGATGCCCCCGTCGCCGAGCGACGGGAGCGTCACGGTGGCGCGGGTGGGCGCGTCGACCGTCGGCACGAGCAGACGCACGGACCCGGCCGGCGCGTCCGCGGTGCCACGCACCAGGCTGCGGCCGTCGATGTCGACCACGCGGGCCTCGAGCGTGCTCGCGTCGGCGTCGTCGACCAGTACCCGCACCGCGCGGGTGCGTTCCCCGTCGACCGTGCGCTGCAGCGGTTCCGGGATGACGCGCACGCGACGGCCGCCGATGGTGCCCTCCGCTGCGACGGCACGTTCGATGAGGCCCGTGCGGGCCTCATCGAGCCCCCAGGGTTGCGCGGAGATGAGGGTGGGCTCGGTCATCGGTTCTCCTGAGGTGTCGGGTGGAGGGGTGCGGTCTGAAGCAGCCAGTGGGCGGCGCCGAGCAGCGGAGCCGAGTCGAGCAGGGTCGACGGCCGGACGACAGCCGCAGAACCACGCAGACCCTCGCGGAGAGGGTCGCCGAGCACATTCCATGAGCGGCTCATCGAGCCGCCGACGACGAGGGCCGACGCTTCGAAGCGGCTGAGGCAGGGCGCGAGCGCGCGGCCGAGCGCGCGCATCGTGGAGGCGAGGAGATCGGTGGCTGCGTCGTCGCCGGCCGCGGCGGCCGCGGCGATCTGCTTGACGGTGAGTTCCCGACCCGTGCGCCGCGCGAAAGCGGCGACGATCGCGCGCGTCGAGACGGTGTCTTCGAGTGGACGACCGTCGAGCTCTAACAGGTGCACGTAGCCGTGCGGCGGCACGTCGGCGCGATCCGTGACGGCACGGCCCTCGTCGACGAAGGCGGAGCCGACGCCCGTGCCGAGCGTGATGCAGACGAGGCGTCGTACGCGGCCGACGTCGCCGAACGCCCACTCGCCGAGCCCGTAGGCGTCGGCGTCGTTCACGAAGCGGATGCGGTGTGCATCCGTGCCCAGCCGTTGCGCGAGCTCCCCGCGCAGGTCGACGCCGGCGATGGCGGCGAACTTGGCCACTCCCGCGAAGTCGCCGCTGCCGCGCTCGTAGTCGAACGGCCCGGGCAGTGCGACGGCCCACTCGGCGCCCGGCGTCGCACTCGTCAGAGCGGTCGCGGGTGCGGCGAGCGTGGCGAGCAGGGTTGCCCGGTCGGCATGGGCGTCGAGCGGCACGGTGACGCGTTCGACGACCTCCGCCTGCACGCCGCCGAGAGCCACGGATGCGGCGGTCACGTGCGATCCGCCGACCTCCAGCACGCGAACGGGCCGGGTCATCGGCGACCGCGCGTCAGCCGTCGACACGGCGGAGGGGGCGCGGTCATCGAGCACTTGATAACGATACCAATCGGGCCCTTCGAGCGCGAGACCCTTCTCGGATTCCACGTTGCGGAGTCGTGCCGACTCGGCGGTGCATCGCACCGCCGCACCGTTGACAAGACTCCGCAACGCGGACCGGGCGTCCCGAGGCGGAGGCACGATTTCCCGTCGCAAAGTGCGGGTGCGAACCGGCCACACCCGCACTTCGCGACGGGAAATGAGGAGGCGTGAACCGGCGCTCCGCCCGTCAGGCGCCCGCGATGCCGCCGGCGCCAGCCTCCGTCTCGAAGGCGGCCCGGCGCTGCTGGATGGCCCGGACGCGCTCGAGGTCGAACTTCGGCGTGCGGTCGAAGTCGTAGACGCCGTTCTCCTCCTGGAACACGTCGGTCAGCTGCGTGTAGCAGTACCCGAACATCCGCGGATCATCGAGCAGCACATCCGTCAGCCCCTGGAACCGCTCGTACCACTCGTCGAGGTCGCGCACGCGGTCGCCGTAGCCCCACGAGGTGTCGCGGTCGGGGTCGCTCGAACTGGGCCGCGGACCCGCGTCGGCGAGCGACGCGTTCCACCAGATGCCGCCGTACTCCGAGACGAAGTACGGCTGCCCCGCATACGGGATCGAGATGGCGCGACCCTCATGGTCGTTCGTCCACGGGCGGCCGTCCTTGAGCCCCTCCTGATTCCGCAGGAAGCCGGCCGGGTCCTGCTCGTAGTCGTGCGAGTCGTAGACATCGGCACCGCGCACGCGGTGGGAGTATCCGGACGCGTCGAGCACCGGCCGCGACGGATCGGCGAGCTTCGTGGCGAGGTACATGCCGTGGGTCACGTCGTCGAGGTCCGTGATCTCGTCGCCGATGTGCTGGTACGTCTCGTTGAGCGGGCACCACCCGACGATCGAGGGATGCGAGTGGTCGCGTTCGAGCACCTCGAGCCACTGCGTGATGAACGACGCATCCGGATGCTGGTGATCGTGGCTGGGACCGACGCCTGCCGCGCCCCAGTCGCCGAACTCGCCCCACACCAGGTACCCCATCCGGTCGGCGTGGTAGTAGAACCGCTCCTCGAACACCTTCTGGTGCAGCCGGGCTCCGTTGAATCCGGCGGCGAGGGCGAGCTCGATGTCGCGCACGGTCGCCTCGTCGCTCGGCGAGGTCATGAGCGTGTCGGGCCAGTACCCCTGGTCGAGCACGAGCCGCTGGAAGATGCGTTCGCCATTGAGCAAGATCTGCGTGCCCGAGACGGACACGGAGCGCAGCCCGGCGTAGGAGGTGACGCGGTCGACGGTCGACCCGTCCGCGCGCTCGATCGCGACCTCGAGGTCGTAGAGGAACGGGTCGGCGGGGCTCCACGCACGCACCCGGTCGTCGGGCACGACGAGCGTGAGCGTGGGCGCCATGTCGAGTGTCGCGTCGACGGTCCGTTCGACGACGGTGCCGCGGTCGTCGGCGAGGGTCACCCGCACCCGCAGGTCGTCCCGTCCGGCGGGATCGCCGGCAAGCGGCACGACGACGGCGAACTCGCGCGCCGCGAAGTTCGGCGTCACCTTGACCTGCCGCACGTGTGTGCGCGGCACGGCCTCGAGCCACACGGTCTGCCAGATGCCGGTCGTGCGGGTGTAGTGGCAGTCGGTGTTCAAGTAGCGGACGGCCTGCTTGCCCCGAGCCTGCGGGCCCTGCGGCGTGTCGCGCGCCCGCACGACGATCGTCGCCTCGTCGCCGGGTGCGGCGACGCCGGCGAGGTTCGCGGTGAACGAGCTGAAGCCGCCGCGGTGTCGGGCGACCTCCACTCCGTTCACCCAGACGGTCGCGTCGTGGTCGACGGCCCCGAAGTGCAGCAGCACGTCGTCGCCCGCCCACTCCGTGGGCAGCGTCACCGTGCGGCGATACCAGACGGCGTGCAGGAAGTCGACGTCCCCGATTCCGCTGGCCGTGCTCTCGGGCGCGAAGGGCACGAGGATGCGCCCCTCCAGCTCGCGCTCACGCAGGCCGCGGTGGATGCCGGAGTCGCCCCGGTCGATCTCGAACTGCCACTCGCCGTTGAGGGTGAGCCAACGGTCGCGCACCAGGTGCGGTCGCGGATGTTCGGGTTTCGGAACGCGGGAATCGGTGACGGTCACAGCGACCTCTCTGTCGTGGGTGGGAGCTGCGTTGCTACGCAGCAAAGAGATGTTCGCACACATCGAAGCGAGTCGCGAGCGGGTCAGTCGAGGTCGGCGATGGTGCTGCCGCGCACCTTGAGTTCGAACCCCACGTAGCGGTGCTGGTGCTCGCGCTGCGCGCCGCGGGCGGCGAACTGCTCGGCGATGAGCTCGAGCGCGACGACCGCCGTCTCGCGGTACGAGGCCGAGATCGTGGTGAGCGACGGCAGCGCGTGCGCCGACTCCCAGATGTCGTCGAAGCCGACGATCGCGACATCGTCGGGCACCCGCACGCCCGCACGCTGCAGCGAACGCATCGCGCCCATCGCGACGGAGTCGTTCATCGCGAAGATGCCGTCGGGCAGCACGCCGCCGGCGGAGAGCAGTTCGTCCATCGCCCGTTCACCGGCCACGCGGCCCCAGCCGACCGGGATCTCGAGCACCACGTCCGGTGCAAGGCCGGCGGCTTCGAGCGCCTCGTCGACCCCGCTGCGGCGCAGCGCGAAGATGTGCGGCGGATTGCTCGGCCCGCCGAGCACGGCGAGGCGGCGCCGGCCGATGGTGAGGAGGTGCTCGACCGCCGCGCGCGCGGCCGGACGGTTCGGGATGCCCACGTGGTCGACGCCGCCGACGGACTCGCGGTCGCCGATCACGACCACGGGGAATCCCGCCCGTACGAGGTCGTCGTCTTCGGGCTCGATGGTTCGCGCGGCGATCACGAGTCCGTCGGTCAGCTGCCCGCCGCCGGTGGCCAGCAGCGCGCGCTCCCGCGCGGCGTCGCCCGCGGTCGTCTCGATGAGCACCCGCTGCCCGATCTCGGCGGCGCGCTCGACCACCGCCTCGGCGAGATCGACGAAATAGCGTTCCTTGAAGTCGGGGATGGCGAGGGTCACTGTGCCGGTGCGACCGCCGCGCAGTTGCCGGGCGGCGACGTTGGGCCGGTAGCCGAGCGCCTCGAGGCTCGCCTCCACGCGGCGCCGCATCTCGGGGGAGACGTGCTTGTAGTTGTTGACCACGTTGGAGACGGTGCGTTGCGACACTCCCGCGTGTCTCGCCACGTCGTGCATGCTGACCGCCATCGCCGCCTCCCGATCCGAGCCTAGGACCCGGAGTCCGCTCGTCAACGGCCCGCGTCCGAAGCGCGTCGGGGCGGCCGTGATGAGCCGCGTGATGATTCCGGTGATGAAAGACCTCGGGCGCGAGGTCGAGGACCCTCGTCGACCACCACAGTGAATCCGAGCCGGCGGGGGACCGGGGCACGCGGAAAGAACCGTGCCATCCCTCGCGGCTGATCCTGAGGGGGATGACTGAACGTGGCACGATCTCGACCGACCATGGCCGCACCGGGGCGGAGCGGCCGATTCCGCCGCGGTCTCACCATGCTGCTCACCGCGACGCTCGCCGCCGGCAGCTGGGTCGCGGTGACGGCGACGCCCGCAGCGGCAGCTCCGTTCGACCCCCAGGTGCCGATGGTGTACCTCTCGCAGGGCAGCCCCACGCAGTTGCAGGGTTCGGAGCAGAACGGCGGCCGGGTCGTGTTCTCGAACATCGGCGGACCCGCTGATCCCTCGTACAACGCGATCGGGTATCGCGTGAGCGACAGCTACGTCTACGGCATCAGCCGGCCCGTAGGCCTGAACCCGGCGGCACAGCAGCACCGGATCGTCCGGATCAACGCGGACGGGTCCGTCGACGACCGAGGCGGCATCCCCGAGCAGCCGAGCGGACTCATCGCGGGCACCTTCGGTGAAGGTGCGCTTGCGAACACCCTGCTCGTCATGACCGTCGAGAACGACACGCTCTACCGCGTGAACGTCGACGCGGGCACCTTCACCACCCAGGCGCTGTCCGGGGCGGACACGAGCTTCAGCGACATGACCGCGGCGTACGGCTACCTGTGGGGTGTGAATCAGAACGGCGGGTCCATCGCTCGCGTCGATCCGGCGACCGGCGTCAAGACCTCGTACCCCGTCGCCGGGATGCTCACCGATTCGGGCGCCTACGGCGGCGCGTGGACCTACGGCAACGGCAACCTGGCCTTCTCGAACAACGGCACGGGCACCATCACGCAGATCCGCGTGACGAACCCGGCGTCCCCGGTGTTCAACCTCGTCTCCGCCATCCCCGGTCCGCAGAGCGGCAACAACGACGCGACCGCCGCGCCCGGTGATCCGACCGACCTGTCCGTCACGAAGAACGGGCCCGCGACGGTCGCCGCGAACGGCACGATCACCTGGACCGTGCGCGTGCGCAACCTCGGCCCCGGCACCTCCTCCGGATTCGTGCTCAACGACACGGTGCCGACCGGCGTGACCGCGATCACCGCGGCCGACCCGCGTTGTACCGTGACGGGCCGCAACATCGCATGCGTCGGCGACAACCTGCTCGCGAGCAGCAATGTGCTCTTCACCTTCACCGGCACCGCGCCGAACGCGGCGGCGACCCTCGTCAACACCGCGACCGTCGTGCCGAACGAGGTCGACACCGACCCCACGAACAACACCGACGACGCCACGACGGTC carries:
- a CDS encoding glycoside hydrolase family 38 C-terminal domain-containing protein; amino-acid sequence: MTEPTLISAQPWGLDEARTGLIERAVAAEGTIGGRRVRVIPEPLQRTVDGERTRAVRVLVDDADASTLEARVVDIDGRSLVRGTADAPAGSVRLLVPTVDAPTRATVTLPSLGDGGIEVELDSVRDWSIHLVHHSHFDFGYTDPQAAVIANQRSYLDTVVELVRQTEDWPEEARFRWNAEALWAFSDWERHRPQAQVDEFVRLVKQGSIGLSAMPYNLHTDTCSTDELHELLSEARRIRDRYGISFASAMQTDVPGQVAGLPDALSEVGVKYLAVAHNWAGRSQPHTNGALNLPRMFRWTTPAGNSVIVWMTDSPHGLAYLEGPMIGFTESYETVEGYFPAYLTALATRGYPFPPGVFGAHGEKTEGREPYPWDVLHVRTQGYMGDNGPARLHLAELVRRWNETWESPKLRVSRNEDFFAEAEQRFGDDLITVEGDWGDWWVEGVGSAAVPLALAREAQATVTDARSYSQLAAWSGGEAMPTEAVDARATYDAISMFNEHTWGASNSWTHGDEGYDSGERQWQWKVAQGILAHQRAGDLAEHALSYLAAAVPPAPGALASFVVADASGVVRDSVARLLLKEAFVPFDTAFRVVDARTGESVPFAVEAQGNSLHRESGRWITFPVTAAPGFGFVRFDIVEHDTPPVAPTSHDLGTTPRAELLTLENEHLRVVVDEYTSAISSLVEKSTGREWVNSGSVAGFNAYIYDTYGSSGAGVNHLSNKLAVSDRLELLASRTLARPAVLVERTDDPVEQRLVYEYAADGVDSVRVTLRLRHGEPRLLIENRVAKPSTRVKESGYFAFPFAANDPVVRFEVSGGVTGDGLPHIPGAPQHMRAVRNWVTVADGPDAVAWVTKDAPLVQPGTIVVPYSPFPASTAPHEPATIYSWFHNNVWDTNFPIEQGFTATFSYSIGVRGSGGQSVEGLAVSTTAALVHPLRSAIARGTAHDDAPATASFVELDDDRVQLVSVIAAGGGDRSIVRLQSLAAEPVEVRLRFGTRLADAARVSYLGDPAGELERDGDAVTLRLAPLEAPAVLVTRA
- a CDS encoding ROK family protein, with product MLDDRAPSAVSTADARSPMTRPVRVLEVGGSHVTAASVALGGVQAEVVERVTVPLDAHADRATLLATLAAPATALTSATPGAEWAVALPGPFDYERGSGDFAGVAKFAAIAGVDLRGELAQRLGTDAHRIRFVNDADAYGLGEWAFGDVGRVRRLVCITLGTGVGSAFVDEGRAVTDRADVPPHGYVHLLELDGRPLEDTVSTRAIVAAFARRTGRELTVKQIAAAAAAGDDAATDLLASTMRALGRALAPCLSRFEASALVVGGSMSRSWNVLGDPLREGLRGSAAVVRPSTLLDSAPLLGAAHWLLQTAPLHPTPQENR
- a CDS encoding glycoside hydrolase family 2 protein encodes the protein MTVTDSRVPKPEHPRPHLVRDRWLTLNGEWQFEIDRGDSGIHRGLRERELEGRILVPFAPESTASGIGDVDFLHAVWYRRTVTLPTEWAGDDVLLHFGAVDHDATVWVNGVEVARHRGGFSSFTANLAGVAAPGDEATIVVRARDTPQGPQARGKQAVRYLNTDCHYTRTTGIWQTVWLEAVPRTHVRQVKVTPNFAAREFAVVVPLAGDPAGRDDLRVRVTLADDRGTVVERTVDATLDMAPTLTLVVPDDRVRAWSPADPFLYDLEVAIERADGSTVDRVTSYAGLRSVSVSGTQILLNGERIFQRLVLDQGYWPDTLMTSPSDEATVRDIELALAAGFNGARLHQKVFEERFYYHADRMGYLVWGEFGDWGAAGVGPSHDHQHPDASFITQWLEVLERDHSHPSIVGWCPLNETYQHIGDEITDLDDVTHGMYLATKLADPSRPVLDASGYSHRVRGADVYDSHDYEQDPAGFLRNQEGLKDGRPWTNDHEGRAISIPYAGQPYFVSEYGGIWWNASLADAGPRPSSSDPDRDTSWGYGDRVRDLDEWYERFQGLTDVLLDDPRMFGYCYTQLTDVFQEENGVYDFDRTPKFDLERVRAIQQRRAAFETEAGAGGIAGA